In a genomic window of Sulfuriferula nivalis:
- the tssE gene encoding type VI secretion system baseplate subunit TssE, translating into MMKGYTLGLFDKLMAGSTGTSNSVVTRLSLEEMKDVVAKDLESLLNTRSVMSETTLSHYPECSKSIVTYGLNDFAGLSLSSANDRNYICRSLEQTILRHEPRLRNVRASLELEDGSTNRLNFAIAALLVLKMEQEPVNFDAVLQPSSLQYTITKARRHART; encoded by the coding sequence ATGATGAAGGGTTACACGCTAGGTTTGTTTGACAAATTGATGGCTGGAAGTACAGGTACATCGAACAGCGTAGTGACTCGTTTAAGTCTCGAAGAGATGAAAGACGTCGTTGCCAAGGATCTTGAGTCATTACTCAATACACGCTCGGTGATGTCAGAAACAACGTTAAGTCATTACCCGGAGTGTAGTAAATCTATCGTCACCTATGGATTAAATGATTTTGCAGGGCTTAGTTTGTCGAGTGCTAATGATAGAAATTATATTTGCCGATCATTAGAGCAAACCATACTTCGTCATGAACCGCGATTACGCAATGTGCGCGCATCATTAGAGCTGGAGGATGGCTCTACCAATCGTTTGAATTTTGCTATCGCTGCCTTGCTGGTTTTGAAAATGGAACAAGAACCCGTTAATTTTGATGCAGTATTACAACCGTCCAGTTTGCAGTACACGATCACCAAAGCACGTCGTCATGCACGCACTTAA